From Bacillota bacterium, the proteins below share one genomic window:
- a CDS encoding DUF3320 domain-containing protein, producing the protein MFKDLDENNWKPGSKPEEHEIVQILFGDNEHPSLCNAIELSGNLDEIRPVKGSLEVYDADSSQLEAIVQAKNAKPMIIEGPPGTGKSQTITNLIAEAVYEGKKVLFVAEKRAALEVVVRRLDEASLSQMCIELHSSKAIKKSFYESLKRTIEYETSSVKGIQQQLQELEQVRMKLNEYCSALHTPVSQYGVSPYQCANELIKLGVRANGRRPLRFTMMKDWDLNTYQSVREIVQRFETYRQRYGVPVRNPFWGSELRSISSEVLEEVRTRVKTTLERLQRAEDTLQRLRSYSELDIDLREVVRSNRSSWEEKLPQIRLAVHSFGRRWYRFAVPAFLIASIDLSRLLRRRAPMNSEVLLKIVYSALSIVEYESELEALCDLLQAQVIRQHLSSLPYSEQMVKLEEWNNCISDLGHLVRFNCLTDDAQRAGVSWLADLAKSGAVSLSEFDWTWYQGIFDEALSQRPVLRKCEPEDYADLTAKFKELDNLLLQINRLRVAEKHASQIPRYRGAGNLLMLQREIRKQRAQKPVRRIMSEAGAAILDIKPVFMMSPLSVALYLPPNSAQFDLVIFDEASQVKPEDALGAILRAKQVVVVCDSQQLPPTTFFDKLVEDDISEAEQEEDITGGIESILDMACAALPPRHPWHRLLRWHYRSKHHSLIECSNRLFYRDRLVIPPSNLLMCKELGVVFHPVPEGVYERGRTRTNRVEASKVADAIIEHLKHSWNLSLGVAAFSVAQQHAVEDELEMRRRDDPALDTMLCEFDKRHLHEPLFIKNLETIQGDERDVIFISVGYGRDEQGSLSMNSGPLNKEGGERRLNVLITRARHRCEVFSGIRFVDLRMDDSWPKGVRALYTFLRYAETGDLDEPPVVEKEPMSPFEEDVLNVLREWGYEVRPQVGTAGFYVDIGVVNPLNPAEYILGVECDGAQYHSSRSARDSDRLRQQILEQWGWQIHRIWSTSWYRNNEHERQRLKKAVEDAINRVSEVKVWSVPKHVPEKRDENPVIPVVNNGVSQTTPSRDGGLFPDYRFANIAKLSITSTTALSRSVVMVAKEESPVHIEELIRRIREAGGYARAGTKIRSDIMAALRAVERAGKVICDGEFVWIKPQKTPVPRNRSNMPPQYKKIEYIHPEELRQGILYVVKNSYGIEATELVKEVIRMFGFERTTSNMLRTVQIQVESLISGGKIINDNGVLRLT; encoded by the coding sequence ATGTTCAAAGACCTGGATGAGAACAATTGGAAACCGGGTAGTAAGCCGGAAGAGCATGAGATAGTGCAGATATTATTTGGCGACAATGAACATCCTAGCCTATGTAACGCAATCGAACTTAGTGGTAACCTTGATGAAATACGCCCAGTAAAAGGTTCACTTGAAGTTTATGACGCAGACTCATCGCAGCTCGAGGCCATTGTTCAGGCAAAGAACGCCAAGCCAATGATTATAGAAGGTCCGCCCGGAACTGGTAAATCGCAGACAATTACAAACTTGATCGCTGAAGCCGTGTATGAGGGGAAGAAAGTGTTGTTTGTCGCGGAAAAACGTGCAGCGTTAGAGGTGGTAGTGCGAAGATTAGATGAAGCTAGTTTGTCACAGATGTGTATTGAGCTTCATAGCAGTAAGGCGATTAAGAAATCCTTCTACGAGAGCCTAAAAAGGACGATAGAGTACGAGACTAGTTCAGTCAAGGGGATTCAACAGCAGCTCCAAGAATTAGAGCAGGTCCGAATGAAGCTTAATGAATACTGCTCAGCGCTACACACCCCTGTATCTCAGTATGGTGTCAGCCCATATCAGTGCGCGAATGAGTTGATTAAATTGGGAGTGAGGGCGAACGGACGGAGACCTCTTCGCTTCACGATGATGAAGGATTGGGATTTGAACACCTATCAGTCCGTGCGTGAGATTGTTCAGAGATTTGAGACATACAGACAACGCTATGGGGTACCTGTGCGTAACCCATTTTGGGGTAGCGAACTTCGAAGCATATCCTCGGAAGTGCTCGAGGAGGTACGAACACGCGTTAAGACGACGTTGGAGCGGTTGCAGAGGGCTGAAGACACACTACAGCGCCTACGCTCCTATTCAGAATTAGACATTGACCTGCGCGAAGTCGTTCGCTCTAACAGGTCCTCGTGGGAAGAGAAACTACCTCAAATCCGTCTTGCTGTCCACTCGTTCGGCCGCCGTTGGTATCGGTTTGCTGTTCCTGCCTTTTTGATTGCTAGCATCGATTTAAGCCGGCTCCTAAGGCGACGGGCGCCTATGAACTCTGAGGTACTTTTGAAGATTGTTTATAGCGCACTATCTATCGTGGAATATGAGAGCGAATTAGAAGCACTGTGTGACCTACTACAGGCGCAGGTCATTAGGCAGCACCTCTCTTCTTTACCTTACAGCGAGCAGATGGTAAAGCTGGAAGAGTGGAACAATTGCATATCGGACTTGGGACATCTTGTACGTTTCAACTGTTTGACCGATGACGCGCAAAGGGCGGGTGTCTCGTGGCTAGCCGATTTGGCAAAAAGCGGTGCTGTATCTCTCTCTGAGTTCGACTGGACATGGTATCAAGGAATATTCGATGAAGCGCTTAGCCAACGACCGGTGCTTCGGAAATGCGAGCCAGAAGACTACGCTGATTTAACGGCAAAGTTTAAAGAGTTAGACAATCTACTGCTACAAATTAACCGGCTACGCGTTGCAGAAAAGCACGCTTCGCAAATCCCCCGATACAGGGGGGCAGGAAACCTCTTGATGCTTCAGCGCGAAATCAGGAAACAACGAGCACAAAAGCCTGTTCGCAGGATAATGAGTGAAGCTGGCGCTGCAATACTTGATATCAAACCAGTGTTTATGATGTCCCCCCTATCGGTGGCGTTATATCTTCCTCCGAACAGCGCGCAGTTTGACTTAGTCATTTTTGATGAGGCAAGTCAGGTGAAACCAGAGGACGCACTTGGTGCTATTCTTCGTGCCAAACAAGTCGTAGTGGTTTGCGATAGTCAGCAGCTTCCCCCGACGACGTTTTTTGACAAGTTGGTTGAGGACGATATCTCGGAGGCTGAACAGGAAGAGGACATAACGGGCGGCATCGAAAGCATCCTTGACATGGCTTGTGCGGCCTTGCCCCCTAGGCACCCATGGCACAGACTTTTACGTTGGCACTACAGAAGCAAGCATCACTCACTCATTGAATGTTCCAATCGCCTCTTCTATCGCGATCGGTTGGTGATACCTCCGAGCAATCTGCTTATGTGCAAGGAGCTTGGTGTGGTCTTCCATCCGGTACCTGAGGGTGTTTATGAAAGGGGACGAACTAGAACGAACAGGGTTGAGGCTAGCAAGGTGGCAGATGCTATCATTGAACACCTGAAACACTCGTGGAACCTTTCACTAGGGGTTGCTGCCTTTAGTGTCGCCCAGCAACACGCTGTTGAAGATGAACTAGAGATGCGTAGGCGAGACGACCCAGCCCTCGATACAATGCTTTGCGAATTTGACAAAAGGCATCTGCACGAGCCGCTATTTATTAAGAACCTCGAGACTATACAGGGCGACGAGAGAGATGTCATTTTCATCAGCGTGGGCTACGGCAGGGATGAGCAAGGGAGTCTTTCAATGAACTCTGGACCGCTTAACAAAGAAGGGGGTGAACGAAGGCTAAATGTACTCATAACTCGCGCGAGACACCGCTGCGAAGTTTTCAGTGGCATCCGTTTCGTAGACCTACGAATGGATGATTCCTGGCCGAAGGGGGTCAGGGCACTGTATACCTTTCTCAGGTATGCTGAGACTGGAGATTTGGACGAACCACCTGTAGTGGAAAAGGAACCTATGTCGCCGTTTGAGGAGGATGTTCTAAACGTGCTGCGTGAATGGGGGTATGAAGTGAGACCGCAGGTAGGCACTGCCGGATTCTACGTAGACATCGGGGTTGTGAACCCCCTGAATCCGGCTGAGTATATTTTAGGGGTCGAATGTGATGGCGCACAATACCACTCTTCGCGCAGCGCCAGGGATAGCGACCGCCTCCGCCAACAGATTTTGGAGCAATGGGGTTGGCAGATACACCGGATATGGAGCACAAGCTGGTATAGGAATAACGAACACGAGCGGCAGCGCCTGAAAAAGGCTGTAGAGGACGCAATCAACCGTGTCTCGGAAGTTAAGGTGTGGTCGGTCCCTAAACACGTTCCTGAAAAAAGAGACGAAAACCCAGTTATTCCCGTAGTGAACAACGGAGTAAGCCAAACAACACCTTCTCGCGACGGCGGTTTGTTCCCTGATTATCGTTTTGCTAATATCGCAAAACTGTCAATCACAAGTACAACTGCATTGTCTAGAAGTGTGGTTATGGTTGCTAAGGAAGAATCCCCTGTGCATATTGAGGAGCTAATTCGCCGGATACGCGAGGCTGGCGGCTATGCACGTGCAGGAACCAAGATTCGAAGCGACATCATGGCTGCTCTAAGGGCAGTTGAGCGAGCTGGAAAAGTCATCTGTGACGGCGAATTCGTGTGGATAAAGCCTCAGAAAACACCCGTGCCCCGCAATCGGAGTAACATGCCTCCTCAGTACAAGAAAATAGAATATATCCATCCTGAAGAACTTCGGCAGGGTATACTATATGTTGTGAAAAACTCTTACGGGATTGAGGCAACCGAGTTGGTCAAAGAGGTTATCAGGATGTTTGGTTTTGAAAGGACAACCTCGAACATGCTTAGAACGGTACAAATACAGGTAGAATCGCTTATCAGTGGAGGAAAGATTATCAACGATAATGGCGTACTCAGACTGACATAG
- a CDS encoding aldo/keto reductase, with amino-acid sequence MKNTIPTRVYGKTGIQMPILALGGAGVLQDLNRRQQAVAIIREAIESGVYYLDTAVQYANGNSEIIFGEAIQGIRNKVFLSTKSARRDYDGAWPELQESLRRLRTNRLDQWIVHHVSYPHEVEQLFSPNGAMRAFQQAKEQKIVRYIGVSGHNDPRVLRTMLERFPFDMVLFPLNPAEPHHPRTFAREFLEFAVQKQIGLAVMKVMGVGRLVGDGRFSVEELFRYTMSHPVHTAVILPNSLRELRELVQAARNFRPLFREARRQLEERAKPFAMQVASIYHEWP; translated from the coding sequence ATGAAAAACACTATTCCTACTCGTGTTTACGGCAAGACGGGCATCCAGATGCCCATCCTGGCGCTGGGTGGGGCGGGCGTGCTGCAAGACCTCAACCGCCGTCAGCAGGCGGTCGCCATCATCCGCGAAGCGATAGAGTCAGGCGTCTACTATTTAGACACCGCCGTGCAGTATGCCAACGGCAACAGCGAGATCATCTTCGGGGAAGCCATACAGGGCATCCGCAATAAGGTGTTCCTCAGCACCAAGAGCGCACGCCGCGATTACGATGGAGCCTGGCCTGAGCTGCAGGAAAGCCTCCGCCGCCTGCGCACGAACAGGCTGGACCAGTGGATTGTGCACCACGTTTCCTACCCACACGAGGTAGAGCAACTGTTTTCCCCGAACGGCGCAATGCGAGCCTTCCAGCAGGCGAAGGAACAGAAGATAGTGCGCTACATCGGCGTCTCGGGGCATAATGACCCGAGGGTCTTAAGGACAATGCTCGAACGGTTTCCCTTTGACATGGTGTTGTTCCCCTTGAACCCGGCGGAGCCGCATCACCCCCGTACCTTTGCTCGCGAGTTTCTGGAGTTCGCCGTGCAGAAGCAGATAGGTCTGGCGGTGATGAAGGTAATGGGCGTTGGGAGACTGGTGGGCGATGGGCGGTTCTCGGTAGAGGAGCTGTTCCGCTACACGATGAGCCATCCCGTCCACACAGCGGTTATTTTGCCCAACTCCCTGCGCGAACTGCGCGAACTGGTGCAGGCTGCCAGAAACTTCCGACCACTATTCCGCGAAGCCCGACGTCAGCTTGAGGAGCGAGCGAAGCCGTTCGCGATGCAGGTAGCCAGTATATACCACGAGTGGCCTTGA
- a CDS encoding DUF4011 domain-containing protein codes for MDDISLIRLRIENARKRLIDLSLRNRFLNYRVGSRAAIEITDVDPDSLYNMLVQEAKSLKLLPQNDDELDLADLDTRSSNPTTAKKLRVKETEKSLENKLLRFYRESRTIQEEQGINLLFLALGLLQWFEADGEQIARYAPMLLIPITIERTTAKSFTLSHDGTEIVSNLSMIEKAKDFGIRLSEFDQEGGSVSNYFNLISRQVSSLKQWTVIPG; via the coding sequence GTGGACGACATTAGTCTTATTAGGCTGCGCATCGAGAATGCTCGGAAACGCCTCATCGACCTTAGCCTGAGGAATAGGTTTTTGAACTATCGGGTCGGTAGCCGTGCAGCAATTGAGATTACCGATGTAGACCCGGACTCTTTGTACAACATGTTAGTTCAAGAAGCGAAGTCGTTGAAGCTGCTACCTCAGAATGATGACGAATTGGATTTAGCGGACCTAGATACTAGAAGTTCTAACCCAACTACAGCGAAAAAGCTGCGGGTGAAGGAGACAGAAAAGTCACTCGAGAACAAGCTGTTAAGATTTTACCGGGAGTCCCGTACGATTCAGGAAGAACAGGGTATCAACCTTCTCTTCTTAGCGTTGGGACTTTTACAGTGGTTTGAAGCGGATGGTGAACAGATAGCCCGCTATGCACCAATGTTGTTGATCCCAATTACCATTGAACGTACTACGGCAAAGAGTTTCACCCTTAGCCATGACGGAACAGAAATCGTTAGCAATCTGTCAATGATCGAAAAAGCAAAAGATTTCGGTATCAGGCTTTCTGAGTTTGACCAGGAAGGCGGTAGCGTGAGTAATTACTTTAATCTCATTTCCAGGCAAGTTTCTTCGTTGAAACAATGGACAGTCATACCGGGGTAG
- a CDS encoding DNA polymerase III subunit alpha, which produces MSRPGFVHLHTHTEYSLLDGANRIKPLVQQVANLGMPALAITDHGVMSGVIEFYEACLEAGIKPIIGCEVYVAPRKRTDRDPRKDSSAFHLLLLAKNLTGYKNLIRLSTIASLEGFYYKPRVDHELLQEYCEGLIATSGCLSSEVCVALINRDYDRALRIAGFYRDLFGKENYFIELQDHGLSEQRAIRDGLVKLSRELGVPLICTNDVHYLTAEDARAHDVLLCIQTGKTIQDEDRLRYGSNEFYLKTPEQMAQLFPEHPEALENTLRIAEMVDLRLDFGRVHLPEPDLPAGHTAISYLTHLAREGMRRKYHPVTPEVEQRLAYELDVIEKTGFAPYFLIVRDFAQFARDRGIFFGVRGSAAGSMVSYCIGITEIDPLYYGLTFERFLNPERVQMPDIDMDFEDTRRDEVIQYVTEKYGKDRVAQIGTFGTLGAKQAVRDVGKALGIPAQTVDHLARLIPSGPKVTIDSALQEDSELQALVASEPKLQELIQIARRLEGVARHMSTHAAGVVISRDPLAEHVPLARVSDGPPVTQYDMGSLEKIGLLKMDFLGLTNLTILAKTLRNIELTRGERIDLRSIPLNDRKTYEMLGQGDTTGVFQLESQGMRRNIAELKPTDVRELAAMVALYRPGPMDHIPQYIRSKLGLQPIVYPHPSLEPILKETYGVIVYQDQVLQIVRTLAGFTLGQADILRRAMGKKKSEDMEKMRSKFIEGAVRNGIDAQQAEELFKLIEPFAGYAFNKAHAVCYAMVAYQTAYLKANYPVEYFAALMAAHLDKQDKVVQYVEECRRRNIQVLPPDINRSDVDFTVEEGAIRFGLGAIKNVGKAAVEVILRARADGPFTSLFDFCVRTLEQQGNFGKSTAETLIQAGAFHSLVPNRNQLLSGLDDTWTAAQRAVHNRRIGQESLFAGGQMQEVEAPALPSVPEFPREQILAFEKELLGVYLADHPLRSLQTRLKQLGVVLCSHLNEMADGAQVRVAGVITDVRPLRTKRGDRMAAITLEDLTGTVSATVFPKVFEENKSLLVKDSVVVIEGRVKHRDRWRAEDPESGETQAPVELVCEKAHALTNGSTPNNGNGNGKPSARTLHIRLTPAHRPALRVLREILTRHPGEARLVLHVDSGRQRYRVVSHLNVDVSDDTQQDLVRIVGRDSVWLQ; this is translated from the coding sequence ATGTCGCGACCGGGATTTGTGCATCTGCATACGCATACGGAATACAGTCTGCTGGATGGGGCAAATCGCATCAAACCGCTTGTGCAGCAAGTAGCCAATCTGGGGATGCCTGCTCTGGCGATTACCGACCATGGCGTCATGAGCGGTGTCATCGAGTTCTACGAGGCTTGCCTTGAAGCAGGCATCAAACCTATCATCGGCTGTGAAGTGTATGTAGCACCCCGTAAGCGCACTGACCGCGACCCACGCAAGGACTCTTCGGCTTTCCACCTGCTTCTGCTGGCGAAAAACCTCACAGGCTACAAGAACCTGATACGCCTAAGCACTATTGCATCGCTGGAAGGTTTCTACTACAAACCGCGTGTCGACCACGAGCTACTGCAGGAATATTGCGAAGGATTGATTGCTACCAGCGGCTGCCTGAGCAGTGAGGTTTGTGTGGCGCTGATTAACCGCGATTACGACAGGGCGTTGCGCATCGCGGGCTTCTACCGCGACCTCTTCGGCAAAGAGAACTACTTCATCGAACTGCAGGACCACGGGCTGAGCGAGCAGAGGGCCATCCGCGACGGACTGGTGAAACTCTCTCGTGAACTCGGTGTCCCCTTGATATGTACCAACGACGTACACTACCTGACCGCGGAAGACGCCCGTGCGCATGACGTGCTGTTGTGTATCCAGACGGGCAAAACGATACAGGATGAAGACCGCCTGCGCTATGGCTCCAACGAATTCTACTTGAAAACCCCCGAACAGATGGCTCAGCTGTTTCCCGAACACCCGGAGGCGCTGGAAAATACTCTGCGCATTGCAGAGATGGTGGACCTGCGTCTGGACTTCGGGCGGGTGCATCTGCCCGAGCCGGACCTCCCTGCAGGGCACACAGCCATCAGCTATCTGACGCATCTGGCCCGGGAGGGGATGAGACGCAAATACCACCCGGTTACTCCTGAAGTGGAGCAAAGGCTGGCGTACGAGCTGGATGTCATTGAAAAAACCGGGTTTGCCCCGTACTTCCTCATCGTGCGGGATTTCGCTCAGTTTGCCCGCGACCGGGGGATTTTCTTTGGTGTGCGTGGCTCCGCAGCCGGTAGCATGGTCTCTTACTGCATCGGCATCACCGAGATCGACCCGCTCTATTACGGCTTGACATTCGAGCGCTTCTTGAACCCCGAGCGCGTGCAGATGCCTGATATCGACATGGACTTCGAAGATACGCGCCGGGATGAGGTGATTCAATACGTCACCGAGAAATACGGCAAAGACCGGGTAGCGCAAATCGGTACGTTTGGGACGCTGGGCGCCAAGCAAGCGGTACGCGATGTTGGCAAGGCACTGGGCATCCCTGCACAAACGGTGGATCACCTCGCCCGACTGATCCCTTCGGGGCCAAAGGTGACTATTGATTCAGCCCTGCAGGAAGACTCCGAACTGCAAGCATTAGTCGCCAGCGAGCCCAAACTGCAAGAACTCATCCAAATCGCCAGGCGTCTCGAAGGGGTCGCCCGACACATGAGCACTCATGCCGCCGGGGTAGTCATCAGCCGCGACCCACTGGCAGAGCACGTCCCTCTGGCAAGGGTAAGCGACGGACCACCGGTGACCCAGTACGACATGGGCTCGCTGGAAAAGATTGGCTTGCTGAAGATGGACTTTCTGGGGTTGACCAACTTGACCATCCTTGCCAAAACGTTGCGAAACATCGAGCTGACGCGAGGAGAACGCATCGACCTGCGCAGCATCCCGCTGAATGACCGCAAAACCTACGAGATGCTCGGACAGGGAGATACCACCGGTGTGTTCCAGCTGGAATCGCAGGGGATGCGGCGCAACATCGCAGAGTTGAAACCGACCGACGTGCGCGAGCTGGCAGCGATGGTCGCGCTTTATCGCCCGGGTCCAATGGACCATATCCCCCAGTATATCCGCTCCAAGCTGGGATTACAGCCCATCGTCTATCCGCACCCATCGCTGGAACCGATTCTCAAAGAGACCTATGGTGTCATCGTCTACCAGGACCAGGTGTTGCAAATCGTGCGCACGCTCGCCGGGTTTACCCTCGGGCAGGCGGATATCCTGCGCCGCGCTATGGGTAAGAAGAAATCCGAAGATATGGAGAAGATGCGTTCCAAGTTTATCGAAGGCGCGGTGCGCAACGGTATCGACGCGCAACAGGCAGAAGAGCTTTTCAAGCTGATCGAGCCGTTCGCGGGCTATGCCTTTAACAAGGCGCACGCGGTGTGCTACGCTATGGTCGCCTACCAGACCGCTTACCTGAAAGCGAACTATCCCGTAGAATACTTTGCCGCCCTCATGGCAGCGCACCTCGATAAACAGGACAAAGTGGTGCAGTATGTAGAGGAGTGTCGGCGGCGCAACATCCAGGTATTGCCCCCGGACATCAACCGCAGTGATGTGGACTTCACCGTGGAGGAGGGAGCCATTCGCTTTGGGCTGGGGGCTATCAAAAACGTGGGAAAGGCAGCGGTAGAGGTTATCCTGCGTGCGCGGGCAGATGGACCGTTCACCAGCCTTTTTGATTTCTGTGTGCGCACACTGGAGCAGCAGGGCAACTTCGGCAAGAGCACGGCGGAAACGCTTATCCAGGCGGGTGCGTTCCATTCTCTGGTACCCAACCGCAACCAATTGCTATCTGGTCTAGACGATACATGGACGGCGGCGCAACGCGCCGTACACAACCGACGCATCGGGCAGGAATCACTGTTCGCAGGGGGGCAGATGCAGGAAGTGGAGGCACCTGCCCTGCCGAGCGTGCCCGAATTCCCGCGCGAGCAAATACTCGCCTTTGAGAAGGAACTGCTGGGTGTCTATCTGGCAGACCATCCCCTGCGTTCCCTGCAAACACGCCTGAAGCAGCTGGGGGTGGTGCTCTGCAGCCACCTCAATGAGATGGCGGACGGTGCACAGGTGCGCGTCGCCGGGGTCATTACTGATGTACGTCCTCTGCGAACCAAGCGAGGCGACCGCATGGCAGCAATCACTCTGGAAGACCTCACCGGAACCGTCTCTGCCACCGTCTTCCCCAAGGTGTTCGAAGAAAACAAATCGCTGCTTGTCAAAGACAGCGTAGTGGTTATCGAAGGCAGGGTCAAACACCGCGATCGCTGGCGTGCGGAGGACCCGGAGTCTGGTGAAACACAGGCGCCGGTCGAACTGGTATGTGAAAAGGCGCACGCCCTGACTAACGGTAGCACACCAAACAACGGTAACGGCAACGGAAAACCATCTGCCCGCACACTGCATATCCGTCTGACGCCTGCCCACCGCCCCGCGCTGCGGGTGTTGCGAGAAATTCTCACCAGACATCCGGGCGAGGCGCGATTGGTGTTGCACGTTGATTCCGGCAGACAGCGGTATCGGGTGGTCTCGCACCTGAACGTGGATGTCAGCGATGACACTCAGCAGGACCTGGTACGCATCGTTGGACGCGACAGCGTCTGGCTTCAATAG
- a CDS encoding Uma2 family endonuclease, whose amino-acid sequence MSVTVSKSPPEGVRRLRMSYEQFLAWSQEDTHAEWVEGEVIVFMPPKDRHQDIVQFLVALLSSYVSFYGLGKVRSAPFEMRLERSAREPDILFVSQANLHRLTAERLQGAADLVVEVVSEESQQRDRVQKFGEYQSGGVREYWLIDSRPEVEPEFYVLNDAGKFERAVLEDGVFRSRVLVGFWLRVEWVTAAEMPEPLGVFAEIVGLPEEVKQTLRRIAQQGPQSL is encoded by the coding sequence ATGTCGGTAACCGTATCCAAGTCCCCGCCCGAAGGGGTCCGTCGCCTCCGCATGAGTTATGAGCAGTTTCTGGCGTGGAGCCAAGAAGATACCCATGCGGAATGGGTAGAGGGGGAGGTTATCGTCTTTATGCCACCGAAAGATAGACATCAGGATATCGTTCAATTTCTGGTCGCTCTGCTGAGCAGCTATGTGAGTTTTTATGGGTTGGGTAAGGTTCGCTCTGCCCCCTTTGAGATGCGTTTGGAACGCTCCGCGCGGGAACCCGACATCCTGTTTGTTTCTCAGGCGAACCTGCACCGCCTCACCGCCGAGCGGCTGCAGGGGGCTGCCGATTTGGTGGTAGAGGTGGTCTCGGAAGAGAGCCAGCAACGCGACCGCGTGCAGAAGTTCGGGGAATACCAGTCTGGCGGGGTGCGCGAATACTGGCTGATTGACTCGCGCCCGGAGGTGGAACCGGAGTTTTACGTGTTGAACGACGCGGGCAAGTTTGAGCGTGCAGTGTTAGAGGACGGCGTGTTTCGTTCGCGCGTGTTGGTGGGCTTCTGGTTGCGAGTGGAGTGGGTGACCGCTGCGGAGATGCCAGAGCCGCTGGGCGTTTTTGCGGAGATAGTGGGGTTGCCAGAAGAGGTGAAGCAGACCCTCCGCCGGATTGCACAGCAAGGACCGCAAAGCCTGTGA
- the trpC gene encoding indole-3-glycerol phosphate synthase TrpC — MTILDTILAHKRQEVAEAELRVPLSQLEKQLSGAPPVRSFRHALQRADGRIAVIAEVKKASPSKGVLREDFDPLHIARVYAEHGASAISVLTDERFFQGHLDYLRAIRQQVDVPLLRKDFLISRYQVVEARVAGADAVLLIVAALTDAELRELIAFTCELGMDALVEVHKEVQLQRALDAGAVIIGINNRDLTTFHTTLEVTERLAPMIPPGSIIVSESGIDSVEDVRRVAQAGAHAVLVGESLMRAEDVGKKLRELVSITTSAMSV; from the coding sequence GTGACGATTCTGGACACCATCCTGGCTCACAAACGTCAGGAGGTTGCCGAAGCCGAGTTGCGCGTGCCCCTCTCCCAGCTGGAGAAACAGCTATCCGGTGCGCCCCCGGTGCGCTCCTTTCGTCATGCCCTGCAACGAGCTGACGGTCGGATAGCGGTTATCGCCGAGGTCAAGAAAGCCTCGCCGTCCAAAGGGGTACTGCGGGAGGACTTTGACCCCTTGCATATCGCCCGAGTCTACGCCGAGCATGGCGCCAGCGCCATCAGCGTGCTGACGGACGAGCGGTTCTTTCAGGGTCATCTCGACTATCTGCGTGCCATCCGCCAGCAGGTAGACGTGCCCTTACTGCGCAAGGACTTCCTCATCAGCCGATATCAGGTGGTGGAGGCGCGCGTCGCCGGGGCAGATGCCGTTCTCTTGATTGTGGCGGCACTCACCGATGCCGAACTGCGCGAGCTGATTGCCTTTACATGCGAGCTGGGTATGGATGCGCTGGTCGAGGTGCACAAAGAGGTGCAACTGCAACGCGCGCTGGACGCGGGTGCGGTTATCATCGGCATTAACAACCGCGACCTGACCACCTTCCACACCACCTTGGAGGTCACCGAACGCCTCGCCCCGATGATACCCCCAGGGAGTATTATCGTCAGCGAAAGCGGTATCGATTCGGTAGAAGATGTGCGGCGCGTCGCACAGGCTGGGGCACACGCTGTGCTGGTCGGCGAATCGCTCATGCGCGCTGAGGACGTGGGGAAGAAGTTGCGGGAACTCGTGTCCATTACAACATCGGCTATGTCAGTCTGA